The following are from one region of the Jeongeupia sp. USM3 genome:
- the ttcA gene encoding tRNA 2-thiocytidine(32) synthetase TtcA, translating into MTQHTSTEATAVADADKKAQLNVNKLTKWLRHAVGDAINDFNMIEPGDRIMVCLSGGKDSYTMLDILLGLQKSAPIDFSIVAVNLDQKQPGFPEHVLPDYLKSIGVDYRIIEEDTYSIVKKLVPEGKTTCSLCSRLRRGILYRVADELGATKIALGHHREDILETLFLNMFYGGKLKAMPPKLVSDDGKHVVIRPLAYCREKDIVRYSEAKGFPIIPCNLCGSQPNLQRAVVGEMIADWDKRFPGRIESMFRALQNVVPSHLADNKLYDFAGARADGVARADGDKAFDRETFSEPNTINILASKPADAGGCGDD; encoded by the coding sequence ATGACCCAGCACACCAGCACCGAGGCCACCGCGGTGGCCGACGCCGACAAGAAGGCCCAGCTCAACGTCAACAAGCTGACCAAGTGGCTGCGCCACGCCGTCGGCGACGCGATCAACGACTTCAACATGATCGAGCCCGGCGACAGGATCATGGTGTGCCTGTCCGGCGGCAAGGACAGCTACACGATGCTCGACATCCTGCTCGGGCTGCAGAAATCGGCTCCGATCGACTTCTCGATCGTTGCGGTCAACCTCGACCAGAAGCAGCCGGGCTTTCCCGAGCACGTGCTGCCCGACTACCTGAAAAGCATCGGCGTCGATTACCGGATCATCGAGGAAGACACGTACAGCATCGTCAAGAAGCTGGTGCCCGAGGGCAAGACGACGTGCAGCCTGTGCTCGCGGCTGCGTCGCGGCATCCTCTACCGCGTGGCCGACGAACTCGGCGCGACCAAGATCGCGCTCGGCCACCATCGCGAGGACATTCTCGAAACGCTGTTCCTGAACATGTTCTACGGCGGCAAGCTCAAGGCGATGCCGCCCAAGCTCGTGTCCGACGACGGCAAGCACGTGGTGATCCGGCCGCTGGCGTACTGCCGCGAGAAGGACATCGTCCGCTATTCGGAAGCCAAGGGCTTCCCGATCATTCCGTGCAACCTCTGCGGCAGCCAGCCGAACCTGCAGCGGGCGGTCGTCGGCGAGATGATCGCCGACTGGGACAAGCGCTTCCCGGGCCGGATCGAGTCGATGTTCCGCGCCTTGCAGAACGTCGTGCCGAGCCATCTGGCCGACAACAAGCTCTACGACTTCGCCGGCGCCCGCGCCGACGGCGTCGCCCGTGCCGACGGCGACAAGGCCTTCGACCGCGAAACCTTCAGCGAACCGAACACGATCAACATCCTCGCCAGCAAGCCGGCGGACGCCGGCGGCTGCGGGGACGACTGA
- a CDS encoding pteridine reductase, with protein sequence MSQDRVALVTGAAKRVGAGLVRYLHARGWRVVIHYRSNGDAARALAAGLNAVRPGSAVVAGLDLLDTGRLPELVDAALNAFGRLDALVNNASAFYPTPVGEFTEAAWDELVGSNLKAPLFLAQAAAKALAASGGSIVSIADIHADRPYPGLMLYTVAKAGLVAMTRGLARELAPAVRVNAVAPGANLWPDDGGVFDAAERERILATIPLGRTGTPDDLAQAIAFLLDAPYLTGVVLPVDGGRSVVL encoded by the coding sequence ATGAGTCAGGACAGGGTGGCGCTGGTCACCGGTGCGGCGAAGCGGGTCGGTGCCGGGCTGGTGCGCTATCTGCATGCACGCGGCTGGCGCGTGGTGATCCACTACCGTAGCAACGGCGATGCGGCACGGGCGCTGGCGGCCGGGCTGAATGCCGTCAGGCCGGGTTCGGCGGTGGTCGCCGGTCTGGACCTGCTCGATACGGGCCGGCTGCCCGAACTCGTCGACGCGGCGCTGAACGCCTTCGGCCGGCTCGATGCGCTGGTCAACAATGCGTCGGCGTTCTACCCGACGCCGGTCGGCGAATTCACCGAGGCGGCGTGGGACGAGCTCGTCGGCTCCAACCTGAAGGCGCCGCTGTTCCTCGCCCAGGCCGCCGCAAAGGCGCTTGCCGCAAGCGGGGGCAGCATCGTCAGCATTGCCGACATCCATGCCGACCGGCCCTACCCGGGGCTGATGCTGTACACGGTCGCCAAGGCCGGGCTGGTCGCAATGACCAGGGGGCTGGCGCGCGAGCTGGCGCCTGCGGTGCGCGTCAACGCGGTCGCGCCGGGCGCCAACCTCTGGCCCGACGACGGCGGGGTGTTCGACGCGGCCGAGCGCGAGCGCATCCTCGCGACGATTCCGCTTGGCCGTACCGGCACGCCCGACGATCTGGCGCAGGCGATCGCCTTCCTGCTCGATGCGCCCTACCTGACCGGCGTGGTGCTGCCGGTCGACGGCGGACGCAGCGTGGTGCTGTAA
- a CDS encoding class I SAM-dependent methyltransferase: protein MNTPQLPAPSADAVSASAALVERIRQSILEAGGWLPFADYMRLALYSPGLGYYSGGAAKFGAEGDFTTAPELSPLFGACIADTAAAVLAALGPDGEVMEFGAGTGRLAAQLLLGLERLGRLPARYCIVDLSGELRERQRATIAAAAPHLLGRVDWLDALPETFSGFVVGNEVLDAMPCALVHRDDDGRLHERGVVWRDGAFGWQDRPLAAGPLYDLAAALALPKGYTTEVQPDMHAYVASVAGMLTRGAALWLDYGFAHAEYYHPERHMGTLIGHYRHHTVHDPFFRPGLTDLTCHVDFSAVYREADAAGLALEGYAPQAQYLLDAGLLDKLAALGTGHPGYLAQVAAVQKLTSPAEMGDLFKAIAFSKAIELPALLPGFGGRDDSHKL, encoded by the coding sequence ATGAATACACCGCAACTGCCCGCGCCGAGCGCGGATGCCGTTAGCGCCAGCGCCGCGCTGGTCGAACGCATCCGCCAGTCCATTCTGGAGGCCGGCGGATGGCTGCCGTTCGCCGACTACATGCGGCTGGCACTGTACAGCCCCGGCCTTGGCTACTACTCGGGCGGCGCAGCCAAGTTCGGCGCCGAGGGCGATTTCACCACGGCCCCCGAGCTGTCGCCGCTGTTCGGCGCCTGCATCGCCGACACCGCCGCTGCGGTGCTCGCCGCACTCGGCCCCGATGGCGAGGTCATGGAATTCGGCGCCGGCACCGGCAGGCTCGCCGCGCAACTGCTGCTCGGCCTCGAACGCCTCGGCCGGCTGCCGGCACGCTACTGCATCGTCGACCTGTCGGGCGAACTGCGCGAACGCCAGCGCGCAACGATCGCCGCCGCCGCGCCGCACCTGCTCGGCCGCGTCGACTGGCTCGACGCGCTGCCCGAGACGTTCAGCGGCTTCGTCGTCGGCAACGAGGTGCTCGACGCGATGCCGTGCGCCCTCGTCCACCGCGATGACGATGGCCGCTTGCACGAGCGCGGCGTCGTCTGGCGCGATGGCGCCTTTGGCTGGCAGGACCGGCCGCTGGCCGCGGGCCCGCTGTACGACCTCGCCGCCGCGCTGGCGCTGCCCAAGGGCTACACCACCGAAGTCCAGCCCGACATGCATGCCTATGTCGCCAGCGTTGCCGGCATGCTGACGCGCGGCGCGGCGCTGTGGCTCGACTACGGCTTCGCCCACGCCGAGTACTACCATCCGGAACGGCATATGGGCACGCTGATCGGCCACTACCGCCACCACACCGTGCACGACCCGTTCTTCCGGCCCGGCCTGACCGACCTGACCTGCCACGTCGATTTCTCGGCGGTCTACCGCGAGGCCGATGCCGCCGGCCTGGCGCTCGAAGGCTACGCGCCGCAGGCGCAGTACCTGCTCGATGCCGGCCTGCTGGACAAGCTCGCCGCACTCGGCACCGGCCATCCCGGCTATCTGGCCCAGGTCGCTGCGGTGCAAAAACTCACCAGCCCGGCCGAAATGGGCGACCTGTTCAAGGCCATCGCCTTCAGCAAGGCCATCGAACTGCCCGCCCTGCTGCCGGGCTTCGGCGGTCGGGACGACTCGCACAAGCTATAG
- a CDS encoding CPBP family intramembrane glutamic endopeptidase encodes MIALPWVAIFLAAPTTYFPAVRRLSLGLLALGYAAALANGQLGLPAAIPLALLVLAAHAVQPDRKPHVRRIGHLLFIALAVGLSLHWLPGFHNPRVIGPAQFGPGAVPFTMHLNLDKPLIGFWLLLVLPWVRPRYGLRTSLLAGTGAWLVTTATCLAAATALGIVAWAPKWPAASWLWLLNNLLLVTFAEEALFRGYLQGGMSRLLKSQPCGEVLAIGAAAALFGLAHIAGGWQWVALASIAGVGYGLAYRFGGLQAAVLAHFGLNATHFFLFTYPMLQRAGGQ; translated from the coding sequence ATGATTGCACTACCGTGGGTGGCCATTTTTCTTGCCGCGCCGACAACGTACTTCCCTGCCGTCCGCCGGCTGAGCCTGGGGCTGCTCGCCCTGGGTTACGCCGCAGCGCTGGCAAACGGGCAGCTTGGCCTTCCGGCCGCGATTCCCCTCGCGCTGCTCGTACTGGCCGCCCATGCCGTCCAGCCGGACCGCAAGCCGCATGTCCGGCGCATCGGGCACCTGCTGTTCATTGCGCTCGCCGTCGGGCTGAGCCTGCACTGGCTTCCCGGCTTTCATAATCCGCGGGTCATCGGTCCCGCGCAGTTCGGCCCGGGCGCCGTGCCGTTCACGATGCACCTCAACCTCGACAAGCCGCTGATCGGCTTCTGGCTGTTGCTGGTCTTGCCCTGGGTTCGCCCCCGGTACGGGTTGCGGACATCACTGCTCGCCGGTACCGGCGCCTGGCTGGTGACGACCGCGACCTGCCTTGCCGCGGCAACAGCGCTCGGGATCGTCGCGTGGGCGCCCAAATGGCCGGCCGCCAGCTGGCTCTGGCTGCTGAACAACCTGCTGCTGGTGACCTTTGCCGAGGAAGCCCTGTTTCGCGGCTACCTGCAGGGCGGCATGAGCCGGCTACTCAAGTCGCAGCCTTGCGGAGAGGTGCTTGCGATCGGTGCGGCAGCGGCCCTGTTCGGTCTGGCGCATATTGCAGGCGGCTGGCAATGGGTCGCACTGGCGAGCATCGCGGGGGTCGGATACGGACTGGCTTACCGGTTCGGCGGGCTGCAGGCGGCGGTACTCGCCCATTTTGGCCTGAACGCGACGCACTTTTTCCTGTTCACGTATCCGATGCTGCAGCGCGCCGGCGGGCAGTAG
- a CDS encoding YfaZ family outer membrane protein, whose amino-acid sequence MKNAFFATAIGAILLSAGASAAGLSAIASENYVAMSADITTGGLGLTADWTHNDDKGDAAGIGLGVGVPLGRALLTLGGKVMYLDPKDATTGYAGALGGGITMPLGERFVVYGEGYYSPDSLSSGVESYTEAKAGVRFKITKNLGADVGYKYVNIDSKDGRPSAELANGAYGGITLTF is encoded by the coding sequence ATGAAGAACGCATTTTTCGCCACCGCCATCGGCGCCATTCTCCTCAGCGCCGGCGCCTCGGCGGCCGGCCTGTCGGCAATCGCCAGCGAAAACTACGTGGCCATGTCGGCCGACATCACCACGGGCGGACTGGGCCTCACGGCGGACTGGACCCACAACGACGACAAGGGCGATGCGGCCGGGATCGGCCTTGGCGTCGGCGTGCCGCTGGGCCGGGCGCTGCTGACCCTCGGCGGCAAGGTGATGTATCTCGATCCGAAGGATGCGACCACCGGCTATGCCGGCGCCCTCGGCGGCGGCATCACCATGCCGCTCGGCGAGCGTTTCGTCGTCTACGGCGAGGGCTACTATTCGCCGGACTCGCTGTCCAGCGGCGTCGAGTCGTATACCGAAGCCAAGGCCGGCGTGCGCTTCAAGATCACCAAGAACCTCGGCGCCGACGTCGGCTACAAGTACGTCAACATCGACTCGAAGGACGGCCGGCCGTCGGCCGAGCTGGCCAACGGCGCGTACGGCGGCATTACGCTGACGTTCTGA
- a CDS encoding GlsB/YeaQ/YmgE family stress response membrane protein, protein MGWIIAIIVGALIGWLASKVMGTDSQQGAIANIIVGIVGSALGRWVFGDLLGIGSAQSAGGFSLAGLAFGILGAVVLIWVLKLVGIFR, encoded by the coding sequence ATGGGTTGGATCATTGCAATCATCGTCGGCGCGCTGATCGGCTGGCTGGCCAGCAAGGTCATGGGCACCGATTCGCAGCAGGGCGCGATCGCCAACATCATCGTCGGCATCGTCGGCTCGGCGCTGGGGCGCTGGGTCTTCGGCGACCTGCTCGGCATCGGCTCGGCCCAGTCGGCCGGCGGTTTCTCGCTGGCCGGGCTGGCGTTCGGCATTCTCGGCGCCGTGGTGCTGATCTGGGTGCTCAAGCTGGTCGGCATTTTCAGATAG